Proteins encoded together in one Lathyrus oleraceus cultivar Zhongwan6 chromosome 5, CAAS_Psat_ZW6_1.0, whole genome shotgun sequence window:
- the LOC127082317 gene encoding uncharacterized protein LOC127082317, which translates to MSKNSLAWKNTKKEYEKKMKKEKGKYKEEVRKFIALKNSSSKSSKNEQSDHEERDNNNSGYRHECLMIKKDNEKWHHRKSRKSRRVYISSESSSDSSRDESSTSSVESAQICLMENGTKKKNVIPSKLELTSDLSYSQIQYAFDNLHREAFNIFKKLSSYEKIFLQLEAKVLESEKKLEAIKLFMLDVQKDKIEDEKPFRFGYESCHNWEEEIKVECLDSTEKMWYLDSGCSRHMKGDISLFIDFVPKKKGFTAYGDNNKGVILGKGSVGNSSSTIISDVMLVYGLKHNLLSIGQLCDKGFKVTFTNTCCLFEHNEKKDCIFKGLRVNNTYMRNLDVISLIGTKCLATISENNWLWHRLLAHINFDLLNKVTSKDLILLGYIFV; encoded by the exons atgagcaagaactcacttgcttggaaaaacacGAAAAAAGAGTATGAAAAGAAAATGAAGAAGGAGAAAGGTAAATACAAGGAGGAAGTAAGGAAGTTTATTGCTCTAAAGAATTCAAGCTCAAAGTCCTCAAAGAATGAGCAAAGTGATCATGAAGAAAGGGATAACAACAATTCTGGTTATAGACATGAATGTCTCATGATTAAGAAAGACAATGAGAAATGGCATCATAGGAAGTCTAGAAAGTCTAGAAGAGTGTATATTTCTTCTGAGAGTTCAAGTGATTCCTCAAGAGATGAAAGCTCTACTTCGAGTGTAGAATCGGCCCAGATTTGTCTTATGGAAAATGGAACAAAGAAGAAAAATGTAATTCCTTCTAAACTTGAGCTTACTAGTGATTTATCTTATTCTCAAATACAATATGCTTTTGATAATCTTCATAGAGAGGcatttaatatttttaaaaagttATCTTCAtatgaaaaaatatttttacaattaGAAGCTAAGGTCTTAGAATCGGAAAAGAAATTGGAAGCAATTAAGTTATTTATGCTAGACGTTCAAAAGGACAAGATTGAGGATGAAAAACCTTTTAGGTTTGGTTATGAATCTTGCCATAATTGGGAAGAAGAAATAAAG GTTGAATGTCTTGACTCTACGGAAAAAATGTGGTATCTTGATAGTGGATGTTCGAGACATATGAAGGGTGACATATCTCTATTCATTGACTTTGTGCCAAAGAAGAAGGGGTTCACCGCTTATGGTGATAACAACAAAGGAGTTATACttggaaaaggtagtgtaggtaattCATCATCTACTATTATCTCAGATGTTATGCTAGTTTATGGTCTTAAACATAACCTTCTTAGCATTGGTCAACTTTGTGACAAGGGATTTAAAGTTACTTTTACAAACACTTGTTGCTTATTTGAACATAATGAGAAGAAGGATTGCATTTTTAAAGGCTTGAGGGTTAATAATACCTATATGCGTAACTTGGATGTCATATCATTGATTGGAACTAAGTGTCTTGCTACCATTAGTGAAAATAATTGGTTATGGCATAGACTCCTAGCTCATATCAACTTTGACTTATTAAACAAAGTAACCTCAAAAGATTTG attttgttgggTTATATTTTTGTATAG